From a region of the Paenibacillus segetis genome:
- a CDS encoding NAD(P)/FAD-dependent oxidoreductase, translating to MKMLETSAIGKMKLKNKIIMAPMGAELGNFDVRTNAYYVARAKGGVSMLMCTVVATEEIEGHSPASVLDENSFDGLKSLVEQCHEYDSKVCLQVMAGAGLGGMAPGRLQPVAPSPMQVMPGMDYMYAEMSKEEITFVQGEVIRTAKLAKEAGVDCISIHAYGGYLTDKFMSKRWNHRTDEYGGSFENRMRFLTEMIDMVKAELGNDYPLIVKFTPCHYMPIESGYRDMEEGLEIAKLLESKGVHALHVDAGCHDNWFLAMPPIYQQEMAPQMKSSQAVKEVVSIPVISQGRLENVSKAEAALENEWLDFVCIGRGLLADPEIPNKIAENRTDDIRSCISCNEGCIARVASMPDYKSIECAVNPLTGHEGLRELKKTEAPKRILVIGAGPGGCTAAITAADAGHDVEVWEKAPQLGGNFLAACMPTFKRDGENILSYYRTQLAKRNITVKYCNEATEESILGFGADKVIWAAGGTPVRPSSIEGIMGKNVCLATDALRNLCLVGDTIVVIGGGLVGCETAINYARKGKKVTIVEMSDKLLPEPLFIQNMMMLTLMLDHPNISSMPSTKLVKIGMGSATVENENGLLEIPCDTVILAMGFKPNNEVFTALEGKVDIVNVGDSVRARKVYDAVHEAYNTVLSI from the coding sequence ATGAAAATGTTAGAGACATCTGCAATTGGCAAAATGAAACTAAAGAACAAAATCATTATGGCACCTATGGGTGCGGAGCTAGGCAATTTTGATGTAAGAACAAATGCTTATTATGTTGCCAGAGCCAAGGGCGGGGTCAGTATGCTCATGTGTACTGTGGTTGCAACGGAAGAAATTGAAGGTCATAGTCCGGCCTCCGTCCTTGATGAGAACAGTTTTGATGGGCTTAAATCCCTGGTGGAACAATGTCACGAATACGATTCCAAGGTATGCCTGCAAGTAATGGCTGGCGCAGGTTTGGGAGGAATGGCTCCAGGTAGACTTCAACCAGTTGCTCCGTCCCCTATGCAGGTTATGCCTGGAATGGATTATATGTATGCTGAAATGTCCAAAGAGGAGATAACATTCGTACAAGGTGAAGTGATCCGCACAGCTAAATTAGCTAAGGAAGCGGGAGTAGATTGTATATCGATTCATGCCTATGGTGGATATTTAACCGATAAATTTATGAGCAAACGGTGGAACCATAGAACCGATGAGTACGGCGGAAGTTTTGAGAACCGTATGCGTTTCCTAACAGAAATGATTGATATGGTCAAAGCAGAATTAGGTAATGATTATCCGTTAATTGTTAAATTCACACCATGTCACTACATGCCAATTGAAAGCGGTTACAGAGATATGGAAGAGGGCTTAGAAATCGCTAAATTATTGGAATCTAAAGGTGTTCATGCACTCCATGTAGATGCTGGCTGTCATGATAATTGGTTTTTAGCTATGCCTCCTATCTATCAACAGGAAATGGCTCCACAAATGAAATCATCGCAAGCTGTGAAAGAAGTCGTATCGATTCCTGTCATTTCGCAAGGGCGATTGGAAAATGTCAGCAAAGCTGAAGCCGCTTTGGAGAATGAATGGCTTGATTTCGTTTGTATCGGTAGAGGATTGCTGGCTGATCCAGAAATCCCGAATAAGATCGCAGAGAATCGCACGGATGATATCCGTTCCTGTATTTCTTGTAATGAGGGTTGTATTGCACGAGTAGCGAGTATGCCGGATTACAAGAGTATTGAGTGTGCTGTTAATCCATTGACAGGACATGAAGGACTTAGAGAATTGAAGAAGACAGAAGCACCCAAACGCATTCTGGTCATTGGAGCAGGTCCTGGCGGTTGTACAGCCGCGATAACTGCCGCAGATGCAGGTCATGATGTAGAGGTGTGGGAGAAAGCTCCTCAATTAGGCGGTAATTTTTTGGCCGCTTGTATGCCTACCTTCAAAAGAGACGGCGAGAACATTTTGAGTTATTATCGGACACAGCTGGCAAAACGGAATATTACCGTCAAATATTGCAATGAAGCCACAGAAGAATCCATCCTCGGCTTTGGTGCAGATAAGGTAATATGGGCTGCGGGAGGCACTCCTGTCAGACCGTCTTCTATCGAAGGTATTATGGGCAAAAATGTATGCTTAGCTACGGATGCACTACGAAACCTTTGTCTTGTAGGAGATACGATTGTTGTGATCGGTGGTGGTTTGGTTGGGTGCGAAACAGCTATTAATTACGCGCGTAAAGGCAAAAAGGTAACCATCGTAGAAATGTCGGATAAGCTATTACCTGAACCCCTATTTATCCAAAATATGATGATGCTTACGCTGATGTTAGATCATCCTAATATCTCTTCCATGCCAAGTACTAAATTGGTGAAGATAGGTATGGGATCTGCGACCGTAGAAAATGAGAATGGACTCTTAGAAATTCCTTGTGATACTGTCATTCTTGCTATGGGATTTAAGCCAAATAACGAGGTGTTTACAGCGCTTGAAGGTAAGGTGGATATTGTGAATGTTGGCGACAGTGTTCGGGCGCGTAAAGTATATGATGCGGTACATGAGGCTTATAATACGGTGTTAAGTATTTAA
- a CDS encoding tyrosine-protein phosphatase gives MIDIHTHILPGVDDGAENWNDTLDMARAAVSEGITTIIATPHHANGRYINSAVEVVEHTRYINEQLFAEGVPVTILPGQEIRVHMDLLEAWSRAELLPLASSNYVLIEMPSSHIPKEMEELIHELHIMKLKPIIAHPERNAEVMKNPQRLAELLERGAFAQVTSHSLLGGFGRRVEKLAWTLCRNGLIHIVSSDAHHVERRGFRLREAYDVIGERMGEQWYNYFINNAQCVLEDKNFNSLPTINIPKGMLRRMLTYFHHV, from the coding sequence ATGATAGATATCCATACGCATATACTGCCTGGAGTAGATGACGGGGCGGAAAATTGGAATGATACTTTGGATATGGCTAGAGCTGCCGTCTCAGAAGGAATCACAACAATCATAGCGACTCCGCATCATGCGAATGGGAGATATATCAACTCAGCAGTTGAAGTTGTCGAACATACTCGCTACATTAACGAACAATTATTTGCTGAAGGTGTACCTGTAACGATACTACCTGGACAAGAAATTCGTGTACATATGGATTTGCTAGAGGCATGGTCTAGAGCAGAATTACTTCCGCTCGCTAGCTCTAACTATGTGCTGATTGAGATGCCTTCTTCGCATATTCCGAAGGAGATGGAAGAGCTGATTCATGAACTCCATATAATGAAGCTAAAACCGATTATTGCCCATCCTGAACGTAATGCAGAGGTAATGAAGAACCCGCAGCGATTGGCGGAGCTGCTTGAGAGGGGGGCATTTGCACAGGTTACAAGTCATTCTTTACTTGGTGGTTTTGGCAGAAGAGTTGAGAAATTGGCGTGGACACTCTGTAGAAATGGTCTCATCCATATTGTATCTTCGGATGCACATCATGTGGAACGTAGAGGGTTTCGATTACGTGAAGCCTACGATGTGATAGGTGAGCGAATGGGGGAGCAATGGTATAACTATTTCATAAATAATGCCCAGTGTGTACTTGAGGATAAAAACTTTAATAGCCTACCAACTATAAATATACCAAAGGGCATGCTACGGCGGATGCTGACCTATTTCCATCATGTTTAG
- a CDS encoding YveK family protein produces MELKQYWLIVKRRLLLIVLIMTVSCLSIGIYSYYFSTPQYEASAKLIVNQYKDSSSLLSSIDVGSINSTIGLIKTYKEIIKTPRMMKIVVKDYPDLDVTYSELIGKVSVSSVNETQVMSISVRDISYEKAANIANAVAVVFQKTIPELMKVDNVSVLDKADPKEIHGPIAPNSKLNIAVAFMLSLMLGVGISFLLDYLDDTVKTEEDIELLLGVPVLASIPRFKEMDNSKRDNTAPLKPATGRDSHVSFDS; encoded by the coding sequence TTGGAGCTCAAACAATATTGGTTAATCGTCAAAAGAAGGTTGTTATTGATCGTGCTAATTATGACTGTAAGCTGTCTATCTATCGGCATTTATTCCTATTATTTCAGCACACCGCAATATGAAGCATCCGCCAAGCTTATTGTCAACCAATACAAGGATAGTAGTTCACTTCTTTCAAGTATAGATGTTGGTTCCATTAACTCAACGATTGGGTTGATCAAAACCTATAAGGAAATTATCAAAACACCAAGAATGATGAAAATTGTTGTTAAAGATTATCCAGATCTTGATGTGACCTACAGCGAGCTAATAGGAAAGGTAAGTGTTAGCTCCGTTAATGAAACACAAGTCATGTCCATTTCTGTTCGCGATATTTCATATGAAAAGGCCGCTAATATTGCCAACGCGGTCGCCGTTGTTTTTCAAAAAACTATTCCTGAGCTCATGAAGGTAGACAACGTATCTGTCTTGGATAAAGCAGATCCTAAAGAAATTCACGGTCCGATTGCTCCAAATTCCAAACTAAATATTGCTGTGGCATTCATGCTGTCGTTAATGCTAGGGGTAGGTATCTCTTTCCTACTGGATTATTTGGATGACACAGTCAAGACAGAAGAGGATATCGAGTTGTTGCTAGGAGTCCCCGTATTGGCCTCCATACCAAGATTCAAAGAAATGGA